Genomic DNA from Jejubacter calystegiae:
TCACCCGCATCGAGCGGAACTTCCACACCTTAATGGCTCTGCCATCCATCCCGTAGCGGGTCTGGCGGAAGATAATCGGGCCGGGAGAGCTCAGCTTGACCGCCAGCGCAATGGCGCACAGCACCGGCGAGATCAGTAGCAGAATCAGCGACGACAGCACGATATCTTCGATCCGCTTGATGATGCGGTTGACTCCATTGAGCGGAGTATCAAACAGCGGCACCACCGGCACCCCGTTCACCTCGTCGGTACGGGAATGCAGGATATTGAAGGTAAAGACGTCGGGGATCAGCATCACCGAGCAGGTGGTATCGCTCAGGGAGCGCACCAGCTTACGGATGTGAACCTCATCTTTCATCGCCATGGCGATATAGACGTTGTGGATCTTGCCAGCCCGGGCGTCTTCTACCAGTTGGTCGAAGTTGCCTGCCCAGGAGGGCGGTACGCCGCCGGGATGCGGATCGTGATACACCCCCATCACCTCGAAGCCAAGCCACGGCTCGTTGCGGAAGCTTTCCATCAGTTCGGCGCCCACCGGCAGCGTGCCGGCAATCGCCACCCGACGGGTGTTGTAACCGTGGTTGCGCATCCATCCCGCCCCATAGCGAATGCAGGAGCGGCACACCACCAGACCGGTGCTGGACAGCAGATACCAGCTAAGCCAGATACCGAAGCTGGCTTTAAAGTCATCGTTAAAGGCCAGCAGTCCGGCGCTGAATACCAGACTCAGGGTCCAGTTCTGTAGCAGCATCAGCAGTTCTGTCGAGATCCGCACTCCGCGCCACGAGCGGTAAAAGTCGGTGATCCCGCCAATCATCTGGAACACCACCAGAGTCATCAGGGCCATCAGCAGGTAGACATAAAAGAAGGGTAGCGCGTTGATCCGGCAGACCAGCCACAAGCCGACAAACATAATGCTGATGTCGGAAAACCGCTGCACCATAGAAATTAACGATGCATTGGTCTTAGATCGCTCACGCTTTTTTAGAGTCGTCATCGTTGTTCCTGTATTTTGCCTTACGCGGCAGTTAACGACCTCTTCCCGGCCCTCCCCCTGGAGGGCCGGGGGGAAACTATCGCAGCTCCGGGCCATTCAGTAACGCCACGATCTCTTCAGTACGGGCCGCCATCAGTGCACGATCGGCACGGGACTCCACGTTCAGACGCACCACCGGTTCGGTGTTGGAGCTACGCAGGTTAAAGCGCCAGTCGCCGAAGGCCATGCTCAGCCCGTCGGTGTAGTCCACTTCTTGAGCTTCATCGATAAAGCGCTGCTTTACCCGCTCGATGGAAGCCGCAGGATCCGCCAGTTTGCTGTTGATTTCGCCGCTGGCCGGGAAGGCCGCAATGCGCTCTTCAACCAGTGAACCCAGGGTCTTACCCTTCAGGCACAGCAGTTCCGTCACCAGCAGCCACGGGATCATGCCGCTGTCGCAGTAAGCGAAGTCGCGAAAGTAGTGATGGGCGCTCATCTCGCCGCCGTAAATGGCGTCTTCGGCGCGCATCCGCTCCTTAATAAAGGCGTGGCCGGTTTTCGACATCACGGGTACGCCGCCTGCGCCGGTCACCACATCTTCGGTGTTCCAGCAAAGACGCGGATCGTGAATGATCTTCGCCCCCTGCTCTTTTTCCAGGAAGGCTTCCGCCAGCAGGCCGACAATGTAGTAGCCTTCAATAAACTGCCCTTTTTCATCGAACAGGAAGCAGCGGTCGAAGTCGCCGTCAAAGGCGATCCCCATATCGGCGCCGTGTTCAATCACCGCATTGCTGGTATCTGCCCGGCATTCCGGCAACAGCGGGTTGGGGATACCGTTCGGGAAGTTACCGTCCGGCGTGTTGTGCACCTTAATAAAGGAGACCGGCAAATTCAGCGCCTTAAAGCGTGCTTCGATAGCATCCACCACCGGGCCCGCCGCGCCGTTACCGGAGTTAATCACCAGTTTCAGCGGCTTCAGGTTAGCGGTATTGATGTAAGAGAACAGATGATCGATATAAGCGTCGCGCAGGTCGAGCTGCTTATAGCTGCCGCGGCGTGACTCGTCGACCGGCGGGAAGTCGTTAGCTTCCGCCAGGCGCTGGACATCGCGCAGGCCGGTGTCACCGCTTATAGGACGAGCACCCTTGCGCACCAGTTTCATGCCGTTGTAATCCATCGGGTTATGGCTGGCGGTCACTTCAATGCCGCCGTCCACGCCCAGATGGAAAGTGGCGAAGTAGATCTCTTCGGTGCCGGAAAGACCGATATCCAGCACATCCACCCCGGCGTCCTGCAGCCCTTTCGCCAGCGCCAGCTTCAACGCCTCGCTTGTCAGGCGCACGTCGCCCCCCAGCACAATGGTCTGCGGTTTCAGGTACTCGCCATAGGCGCGGCCAATGCGCCAGGCGATATCCTCGTTCAGTTCATCCCCAAGTCGGCCACGAATGTCGTAGGCTTTAAAGCAGGTTAGTTTGGTCATCGTTATTTTCCCTTATTCTGGCAACACCCACCCGCTCTCCCGGGCCAGGGAGAGCATGCAGGCGATTTTTATTGGGGTCCCCGGCCTGGGGCGTCAGACGCGTCCGTAGCGATCCTGGAATCGCACGATGTCATCCTCTTCCAGGTAAGAGCCGGAGCGTACTTCAATCAGTTCCAGTGGAATCTTGCCGGGGTTTTCCAGGCAGTGGGTCGCCCCCAGCGGGATATAGATGGACTCGTTTTCGCCCAGCAGGCTGACTTTATCGTCGATGGTGACCTGCGCGGTCCCCGCCACCACAATCCAGTGTTCGGCGCGATGATGGTGCATCTGTAGCGACAGACCTTCTCCCGGCTTCACGGTGATTCTTTTCACCTGATAACGCTGACCGGCGTCGATGGAGTCATATTTGCCCCAGGGGCGATAGACTTCGCGGTGAATATGATGCTCATGACGGCCGTCGGCCTTAATGCGCTCCACCACTTTTTTCACGTCCTGCACCTGATGGCGGTCGGCAATCAGCACCGCGTCCCGGGTCTGTACCACGACCAGATCCTTCACGCCCACGGTGGTGACCAGGCCGGATTCGGCGTAAACGTAGCTGTTTTCCGAACCATGGCTTATCACATCGCCGTGGTGAACGTTGCCCTCTTCGCTGCGCTGGCTGATTTCCCACAGTGACGACCAGGAGCCAACATCGCTCCAGCCTGCGTCCATCGGCACCACTACCGCATCGGCGGTCTTTTCCATCACCGCATAGTCGATGGACTCATCCGGGCAGGCGAGGAACGCTTTTTCATCCACCCGCACGAAGTCGAGATCGGGATCGCAACCGGCCATCGCCTGTTCGCAGGCTTGCATAATATCGGGACGATACTTCGCCAGCTCTTCCAGATAACGACCGGCGCGGAACAGGAACATGCCGCTGTTCCAGTAGTATTCGCCGCAGGAGACATAGCCTTCGGCGGTAGCCAGGTCCGGTTTTTCCACGAACTGCGCCACGTCAAAGGCCAGGGCGTCAGCCTCCCGATCGCACACTTCACCGCGGCGAATGTAGCCGTAGCCGGTTTCCGGTTGATTCGGCACAATGCCGAAGGTCACCAGCTTGCCGCTTTCGGCAAACGGCATCGCTTCCACCACCGCATTGCGGAAGGCCGCTTCGTTGTCAATCATGTGGTCGGCGGCCAGCACCAGCATCAGCGGGTCCTGATCCGGGCTGCTGCGGCGCGCCG
This window encodes:
- the cpsB gene encoding mannose-1-phosphate guanyltransferase, with product MSQSQLYPVIMAGGSGSRLWPLSRVLYPKQFLCLKGELTMLQATINRLNGVACESPVVICNEQHRFIVAEQLRQLNKLTENIILEPAGRNTAPAIALAALAARRSSPDQDPLMLVLAADHMIDNEAAFRNAVVEAMPFAESGKLVTFGIVPNQPETGYGYIRRGEVCDREADALAFDVAQFVEKPDLATAEGYVSCGEYYWNSGMFLFRAGRYLEELAKYRPDIMQACEQAMAGCDPDLDFVRVDEKAFLACPDESIDYAVMEKTADAVVVPMDAGWSDVGSWSSLWEISQRSEEGNVHHGDVISHGSENSYVYAESGLVTTVGVKDLVVVQTRDAVLIADRHQVQDVKKVVERIKADGRHEHHIHREVYRPWGKYDSIDAGQRYQVKRITVKPGEGLSLQMHHHRAEHWIVVAGTAQVTIDDKVSLLGENESIYIPLGATHCLENPGKIPLELIEVRSGSYLEEDDIVRFQDRYGRV
- the cpsG gene encoding colanic acid biosynthesis phosphomannomutase CpsG, which gives rise to MTKLTCFKAYDIRGRLGDELNEDIAWRIGRAYGEYLKPQTIVLGGDVRLTSEALKLALAKGLQDAGVDVLDIGLSGTEEIYFATFHLGVDGGIEVTASHNPMDYNGMKLVRKGARPISGDTGLRDVQRLAEANDFPPVDESRRGSYKQLDLRDAYIDHLFSYINTANLKPLKLVINSGNGAAGPVVDAIEARFKALNLPVSFIKVHNTPDGNFPNGIPNPLLPECRADTSNAVIEHGADMGIAFDGDFDRCFLFDEKGQFIEGYYIVGLLAEAFLEKEQGAKIIHDPRLCWNTEDVVTGAGGVPVMSKTGHAFIKERMRAEDAIYGGEMSAHHYFRDFAYCDSGMIPWLLVTELLCLKGKTLGSLVEERIAAFPASGEINSKLADPAASIERVKQRFIDEAQEVDYTDGLSMAFGDWRFNLRSSNTEPVVRLNVESRADRALMAARTEEIVALLNGPELR
- the wcaJ gene encoding undecaprenyl-phosphate glucose phosphotransferase; this translates as MTTLKKRERSKTNASLISMVQRFSDISIMFVGLWLVCRINALPFFYVYLLMALMTLVVFQMIGGITDFYRSWRGVRISTELLMLLQNWTLSLVFSAGLLAFNDDFKASFGIWLSWYLLSSTGLVVCRSCIRYGAGWMRNHGYNTRRVAIAGTLPVGAELMESFRNEPWLGFEVMGVYHDPHPGGVPPSWAGNFDQLVEDARAGKIHNVYIAMAMKDEVHIRKLVRSLSDTTCSVMLIPDVFTFNILHSRTDEVNGVPVVPLFDTPLNGVNRIIKRIEDIVLSSLILLLISPVLCAIALAVKLSSPGPIIFRQTRYGMDGRAIKVWKFRSMRVMENDAVVTQATKGDPRVTRVGNFLRRTSLDELPQFINVFMGGMSIVGPRPHAVAHNEQYRSLIEGYMLRHKVKPGITGWAQINGWRGETDTLEKMEKRVEYDLEYIREWSLWFDIKIVFLTIFKGFVNKAAY